A genomic window from Flavobacterium johnsoniae includes:
- a CDS encoding SDR family oxidoreductase codes for MENVVKRTILITGGAGFIGSNLTEYFLGLDYKVVCLDNFSTGHRHNLRDFLENPDFKLIEGDIRNLNDCALAVEGADFVLHQAALGSVPRSIKDPITTNDVNVSGFLNMLTAARDAKVKRFVYAASSSTYGDSQGLPKVEEVIGKPLSPYAITKYVNELYAEIFSKTYGLETIGLRYFNVFGRKQDPNGAYAAVIPKFVKQFMSYESPVINGDGNYSRDFTYIDNVIQMNELAITSQNPEAINTVYNTAFGDRNTLNDLVKYLKQYLSEFDSKINDVQVIYGENRAGDIPHSLASIEKAKKMLGYNPKYSLQEGLKEAVGWYWNNLK; via the coding sequence ATGGAAAACGTGGTGAAAAGAACAATTTTAATTACCGGAGGTGCTGGTTTTATCGGTTCAAATTTAACGGAGTATTTTTTAGGATTAGATTATAAAGTGGTTTGTTTGGATAATTTTTCTACTGGACATCGCCATAATTTGAGAGATTTTCTAGAGAACCCAGATTTTAAATTAATTGAGGGCGATATTCGAAATCTTAACGATTGTGCTTTAGCTGTTGAAGGAGCAGATTTTGTTTTACATCAAGCAGCTTTAGGTTCGGTTCCTAGATCGATAAAAGATCCCATTACAACAAATGATGTTAATGTTTCCGGATTTTTAAATATGTTAACGGCGGCCCGCGATGCTAAAGTTAAACGTTTTGTTTATGCCGCTAGTTCATCAACTTATGGAGATTCGCAAGGATTGCCTAAGGTAGAAGAGGTTATCGGAAAACCATTATCTCCATATGCAATTACTAAATATGTAAACGAATTGTATGCTGAGATTTTCAGTAAAACTTACGGATTAGAAACTATTGGACTTCGTTATTTTAATGTTTTTGGAAGAAAGCAAGATCCTAACGGAGCATACGCAGCGGTTATTCCGAAATTTGTGAAGCAGTTTATGAGTTATGAAAGTCCAGTGATTAATGGAGATGGAAATTATTCTCGCGATTTTACTTATATCGATAATGTAATTCAGATGAATGAACTGGCTATCACTTCCCAAAATCCAGAAGCAATTAATACAGTTTATAATACTGCTTTTGGTGATAGAAATACATTAAATGACTTAGTGAAATATTTAAAACAATATTTATCTGAATTTGATTCGAAAATAAATGACGTGCAAGTTATATATGGAGAAAATAGAGCAGGCGATATTCCTCATTCATTAGCAAGTATAGAAAAAGCAAAAAAAATGCTGGGTTATAATCCTAAATACTCTCTTCAAGAAGGTTTGAAAGAAGCAGTTGGATGGTATTGGAATAATTTAAAATAA
- a CDS encoding GumC family protein, with product MLDIKDFSIFENHANFDFKGLLLKIVSYWKWFLISLIIAFTIAYQINIRKEKVYAMDTMISIKEESNPFFTSNTSLVFNWGGVSDQVNGISTILKSRSHNELVVSKLQFYINYLEQGKYNFIDSYGAVPFYVDIDKSKGQIAGTLIKITFLSENQYKISIPFEGNSVSLITYTTNTYSSTSVQPGDFSKTYKVGDQVNLPFLNWKLQITDNPGFYKGKEYYVRFNDFDGTVAGYRGIGVDGDKNGGSILTLSMQGGNKARMVDYLNATVKMLIKIQLDGKNQFATNTIRFIDSTLVAMESQLKQTGNELKTFQKDKNIYQIEDGGARVSEKIMTFDVEKDQITRKIAYYNSLKAYLNSSTDYSRLPAPSVAGIEDPNIVSNVSKLIALSTQRSEMAYAVKSEKIFKDFDNQMVAIKNVLQENIASAKVSLLSDLSMINAKIGQAESTVKKLPEEQQELLKIKRKYDLNDNIYTEFLQKRNEAEIVKASNLSDIHFIDPAKDIGGGLIGPKTSANYILALFLGILIPLLFVFGIFFINNSIQNTDDISKLTQIPLLGIIGVNKSDVSLAVFDKPKSALSEAFRGIRSSLQFLYKKQQVNGSKTLMITSSISGEGKTFCSINIATVFALSEKKTVIVGLDLRKPRLADEFQLTSSLGVVNYLIRQNSLEEITNSTIVPNLDVILSGPIPPNPSELILGESMKELIDELKQKYDYIILDTPPVGLVADSLELDQFADVTLYIVRQNYTKKEMITLLNTRMKRGELSNVSIVLNGYENKAKYGAGYGYGYGYGYGAYANGYHEEESKLGFWKTLLNRFRKN from the coding sequence ATGTTAGATATTAAAGATTTTTCCATTTTTGAAAATCATGCCAATTTTGATTTCAAAGGTCTTTTATTGAAGATTGTTAGTTATTGGAAATGGTTTCTGATCAGTTTGATTATTGCCTTTACTATTGCTTATCAAATAAACATTCGTAAAGAAAAAGTTTACGCAATGGATACCATGATTTCTATTAAAGAAGAAAGTAATCCCTTCTTTACCTCAAATACGAGTCTGGTTTTTAATTGGGGAGGCGTATCGGATCAAGTTAATGGAATTTCGACAATTCTTAAATCAAGATCTCATAATGAATTGGTTGTAAGTAAACTTCAATTTTATATTAATTATTTAGAACAAGGGAAATATAATTTTATTGACTCTTACGGGGCGGTTCCTTTTTATGTTGATATTGATAAATCGAAAGGACAAATTGCTGGCACATTAATAAAGATTACATTTTTAAGTGAAAATCAGTATAAGATTAGCATTCCTTTTGAAGGTAATTCTGTGTCACTTATAACATACACTACTAATACATATAGCTCTACTTCTGTTCAGCCTGGAGATTTTTCTAAAACATATAAAGTTGGTGATCAAGTTAATTTGCCTTTTTTAAATTGGAAGCTGCAAATAACAGATAATCCTGGTTTTTATAAAGGAAAAGAATATTATGTTAGATTTAATGATTTTGACGGAACTGTTGCTGGCTATAGAGGAATAGGTGTTGATGGAGATAAAAATGGAGGATCAATTTTAACTTTGTCAATGCAAGGAGGTAATAAAGCAAGAATGGTTGATTATCTAAATGCGACCGTAAAAATGCTTATTAAAATACAGCTTGACGGCAAAAATCAATTTGCAACAAATACTATTAGGTTTATAGATAGTACTTTGGTTGCAATGGAATCCCAATTAAAGCAAACGGGAAATGAGCTAAAAACATTTCAAAAAGATAAGAATATTTATCAAATCGAAGATGGAGGAGCTAGGGTTTCTGAGAAAATAATGACTTTTGATGTTGAAAAAGATCAAATTACTCGAAAAATAGCATATTACAATTCATTAAAAGCCTATTTAAATAGTAGTACCGATTATTCAAGACTTCCGGCGCCTTCTGTGGCAGGAATTGAAGATCCAAATATCGTATCAAATGTTTCAAAATTAATAGCACTTTCTACACAAAGATCTGAAATGGCTTATGCTGTAAAAAGCGAAAAAATATTTAAGGATTTTGATAATCAAATGGTAGCCATAAAAAATGTGCTCCAAGAAAATATTGCTTCAGCAAAAGTTTCATTGCTTTCTGATTTATCAATGATAAATGCTAAAATCGGTCAAGCCGAAAGCACAGTAAAAAAGCTTCCTGAAGAACAGCAAGAGTTATTAAAAATCAAGCGTAAATATGATTTGAATGATAATATTTACACCGAATTTCTTCAAAAAAGAAATGAAGCAGAGATTGTAAAAGCGTCTAATTTGTCTGATATTCATTTTATAGATCCGGCAAAAGATATTGGCGGAGGATTAATTGGTCCTAAAACTTCAGCAAATTACATTCTGGCTCTATTTCTAGGAATATTAATTCCTTTATTGTTCGTTTTTGGAATTTTCTTTATAAATAACTCCATTCAAAATACTGACGATATCAGTAAATTAACTCAAATACCGTTGCTTGGTATAATTGGTGTTAATAAAAGCGATGTTAGTTTAGCTGTATTTGATAAACCAAAATCTGCATTATCAGAGGCTTTTCGTGGAATTCGTTCTTCATTACAGTTCTTGTATAAAAAACAGCAAGTTAACGGTTCTAAAACTTTAATGATTACTTCATCAATAAGCGGAGAAGGAAAAACATTTTGTTCTATAAATATTGCGACCGTTTTTGCTTTAAGCGAAAAGAAAACAGTAATTGTTGGTTTAGATTTAAGAAAACCAAGATTGGCAGACGAATTTCAGTTAACTTCTTCTTTAGGTGTTGTTAACTATCTTATCAGACAAAATAGTTTGGAAGAAATTACAAATTCGACTATTGTTCCAAATTTAGATGTCATTCTCTCTGGACCAATTCCGCCAAATCCTTCGGAGCTTATTCTTGGAGAATCAATGAAAGAGTTAATTGACGAATTGAAGCAGAAATATGATTATATAATTTTGGATACGCCACCAGTAGGTTTGGTTGCAGATTCTTTAGAATTAGATCAGTTTGCAGATGTTACATTATACATCGTTAGGCAAAATTATACGAAGAAAGAAATGATTACGTTGTTAAACACCAGAATGAAACGTGGAGAGTTAAGCAATGTTAGTATTGTCTTGAATGGCTATGAAAACAAGGCGAAATATGGAGCAGGTTATGGCTATGGTTATGGCTACGGATACGGAGCATATGCAAATGGTTATCATGAAGAAGAAAGCAAACTTGGCTTTTGGAAAACACTTTTAAATAGATTTAGAAAAAACTAA
- a CDS encoding polysaccharide biosynthesis/export family protein — MTKNSFYLLLLISVLFTSCIPMKDLVYLQDKNTSSEQNTIASVENKPYRVQVSDVISIDIKAIDPKLVSIFNKTNVEVETGKSDSSLYFDGFTVDDHGNIRVPILGEINVIGYTLEEIRGIIEKKLLEEYFKTDANIFVTVKLAGFSYTINGEVGSTGTKTLYKDKVTILEAIANSGDITVVGNRKEVAIIRQTPTGVQMHDIDLTDRNVMKSPYYYLQPNDYIYVKPLRQKTWGTGQTGIQSIGTIITLLSLATTVYLIIRN, encoded by the coding sequence ATGACAAAAAACAGCTTTTATTTATTGTTACTAATTTCGGTATTATTTACTTCATGTATACCGATGAAAGATCTGGTTTATCTTCAAGACAAAAATACTTCGAGTGAGCAGAATACAATTGCTTCAGTAGAAAACAAGCCATATAGAGTACAAGTTAGTGATGTTATAAGTATTGATATAAAAGCTATAGACCCGAAGCTGGTTTCTATTTTTAATAAAACAAATGTAGAAGTTGAAACAGGAAAATCAGACTCGTCTTTGTATTTTGACGGATTTACAGTTGATGATCATGGAAATATTAGAGTGCCAATTTTAGGAGAGATAAATGTTATCGGTTATACACTCGAGGAAATTAGGGGAATAATTGAAAAAAAATTACTTGAGGAATATTTTAAAACAGATGCAAATATTTTTGTAACCGTAAAATTAGCTGGTTTTAGTTATACCATAAATGGCGAGGTTGGTAGTACAGGAACAAAAACGTTATATAAAGATAAAGTAACTATTTTAGAGGCTATTGCAAATTCGGGAGATATTACAGTTGTTGGTAATAGAAAAGAAGTAGCTATAATCCGTCAGACTCCAACTGGGGTTCAAATGCATGATATTGATCTTACAGATCGTAATGTGATGAAATCTCCTTATTACTATCTACAGCCGAACGATTATATTTACGTAAAGCCATTGAGACAGAAAACTTGGGGAACAGGCCAAACAGGAATCCAGTCAATAGGAACAATCATAACATTATTGTCTTTAGCAACAACGGTTTACCTTATTATTAGAAATTAA